The Solenopsis invicta isolate M01_SB chromosome 12, UNIL_Sinv_3.0, whole genome shotgun sequence genome window below encodes:
- the LOC105199368 gene encoding alpha-(1,6)-fucosyltransferase isoform X1, which produces MAAICSGRPGWLGKLGIALLATWFLVLIITIVHIFKSNSLSSRDADTANKENTQRLAQMVNDFEILKKQNDALKNFILGEGAKSIQGDHLGSIQDKLEKASVYYDLIDHQDGSKHGVPSSEYEELRRRLRNDIQEMWYYVSAELNKFKKHIDEFTYDQREKEIQDVMKNAWEHKKSLIINIDKLKKADGYNEWREKEAKDLSDLVQQRFRYLQNPPDCNKAKKLICSLNKGCGFGCQIHHITYCFLVAYGTERTLIMKSKGWRYHKDGWESVFKPLSDNCLSTTGTSHSNWPGDPSKQVISLPIVDNVYPKPRFQPPSVPADLAPRLEKIHGHPLVWWVGQVLKYLMRPQDHVKRTLEKAKERLGFKKPIVGIHVRRTDKVGTEAAYHDIDEYMTKVEQYFDEFETKPDVKRVFLASDDPKVITTARKRYPNYEIIGDPEIAETASVAKRYSDTSLQGIIIDIHLLSECDYLVCTFSSQVCRVAYELMQTFYADAYDRFTSLDDIYYYGGQNPHPHVAILDHKPRKNGELELKAGDLIDVFGNHWDGYSKGYNTRTSMTGLFPSFKVKNPVDAVDFPKYSNISPLENKDD; this is translated from the exons ATGGCAGCAATTTGTTCTGGACGACCTGGCTGGTTAGGAAAGCTAGGAATAGCATTGCTGGCCACTTGGTTTTTAGTCCTGATTATAACAATTGTTCATATATTTAAGTCCAACTCATTGTCGAGCCGTGATGCTGACACTGCCAACAAAGAGAACACGCAACGCCTAGCACAAATGGTTAATGACTTTGAAATTCTAAAGAAGCAGAATGATGCTTTGAAGAACTTTATATTAGG AGAAGGGGCGAAATCTATACAAGGGGACCATTTAGGCTCCATACAAGACAAGCTCGAGAAAGCATCGGTCTATTATGACCTAATAGATCATCAAGATGGATCTAAACATGGGGTTCCTTCCTCAGAATATGAAGAATTGCGACGGCGATTGAGGAACGACATTCAGGAGATGTG GTACTATGTTAGTGCTGAGTTGAATAAATTCAAGAAGCACATTGATGAATTTACATATGATcaaagagagaaggagataCAGGATGTGATGAAAAATGCATGGGAGCATAAGAAATcacttataataaatattgacaaaTTAAAGAAAGCAGATGGTTATAATGAATGGCGGGAAAAGGAAGCAAAAGATTTATCTGATCTTGTTCAGCAAAGATTTAG atatttacaaaATCCTCCAGATTGTAACAAGGCAAAGAAGCTGATATGTAGTTTAAATAAAGGTTGTGGTTTTGGCTGtcag ATTCATCACATCACATATTGCTTCTTAGTGGCTTATGGTACAGAAAGAACATTAATAATGAAATCCAAAGGGTGGAGGTATCACAAGGATGGCTGGGAATCTGTTTTTAAACCCCTCAGTGACAATTGTTTGTCTACAACTGGTACTTCGCATTCTAATTGGCCTGGAGATCCCTCTAAACAAGTGATATCTCTACCAATTGTAGATAACGTTTATCCTAAGCCGAGGTTTCAACCACCCAGCGTACCTGCGGACTTAGCGCCAAGATTAGAGAAAATTCACGGTCATCCTTTAGTTTGGTGGGTAGGGCaagtgttaaaatatttaatgcgaCCTCAGGATCATGTAAAGAGAACGCTGGAAAAGGCAAAAGAAAGACTTGGTTTTAAGAAACCTATTGTCGGTATTCATGTACGTAGAACCGACAAAGTAGGTACGGAGGCAGCTTATCATGATATAGATGAATATATGACTAAAGTGGAAcaatattttgatgaatttgaaACGAAACCGGACGTGAAGAGAGTCTTTTTAGCTAGCGACGATCCGAAAGTGATAACAACAGCTAGGAAACGTTATCCGAATTACGAGATTATAGGCGATCCAGAAATCGCTGAGACAGCATCCGTAGCAAAGCGATATTCGGATACCTCATTGCAGggaataattattgatattcaCCTTCTGTCGGAATGCGATTACTTGGTATGTACTTTTAGTTCTCAAGTATGTCGCGTCGCGTATGAATTAATGCAAACCTTTTACGCGGACGCGTATGACAGATTTACATCCCTCgatgatatatattattatgggGGACAAAATCCACATCCCCATGTAGCAATTTTGGATCACAAACCAAGAAAAAACGGGGAATTGGAATTAAAAGCTGGAGATTTGATTGATGTCTTTGGTAATCATTGGGATGGTTATTCTAAGGGCTACAACACCAGAACTAGCATGACAGGATTATTCCCcagtttcaaagttaaaaatccTGTTGATGCTGTCGATTTTCCCAAATATTCGAATATTTCTCCATTGGAAAATAAAGACGATTAA
- the LOC105199368 gene encoding alpha-(1,6)-fucosyltransferase isoform X2 produces the protein MAAICSGRPGWLGKLGIALLATWFLVLIITIVHIFKSNSLSSRDADTANKENTQRLAQMVNDFEILKKQNDALKNFILGEGAKSIQGDHLGSIQDKLEKASVYYDLIDHQDGSKHGVPSSEYEELRRRLRNDIQEMWYYVSAELNKFKKHIDEFTYDQREKEIQDVMKNAWEHKKSLIINIDKLKKADGYNEWREKEAKDLSDLVQQRFRYLQNPPDCNKAKKLICSLNKGCGFGCQIHHITYCFLVAYGTERTLIMKSKGWRYHKDGWESVFKPLSDNCLSTTGTSHSNWPGDPSKQVISLPIVDNVYPKPRFQPPSVPADLAPRLEKIHGHPLVWWVGQVLKYLMRPQDHVKRTLEKAKERLGFKKPIVGIHVRRTDKVGTEAAYHDIDEYMTKVEQYFDEFETKPDVKRVFLASDDPKVITTARKRYPNYEIIGDPEIAETASVAKRYSDTSLQGIIIDIHLLSECDYLIYIPR, from the exons ATGGCAGCAATTTGTTCTGGACGACCTGGCTGGTTAGGAAAGCTAGGAATAGCATTGCTGGCCACTTGGTTTTTAGTCCTGATTATAACAATTGTTCATATATTTAAGTCCAACTCATTGTCGAGCCGTGATGCTGACACTGCCAACAAAGAGAACACGCAACGCCTAGCACAAATGGTTAATGACTTTGAAATTCTAAAGAAGCAGAATGATGCTTTGAAGAACTTTATATTAGG AGAAGGGGCGAAATCTATACAAGGGGACCATTTAGGCTCCATACAAGACAAGCTCGAGAAAGCATCGGTCTATTATGACCTAATAGATCATCAAGATGGATCTAAACATGGGGTTCCTTCCTCAGAATATGAAGAATTGCGACGGCGATTGAGGAACGACATTCAGGAGATGTG GTACTATGTTAGTGCTGAGTTGAATAAATTCAAGAAGCACATTGATGAATTTACATATGATcaaagagagaaggagataCAGGATGTGATGAAAAATGCATGGGAGCATAAGAAATcacttataataaatattgacaaaTTAAAGAAAGCAGATGGTTATAATGAATGGCGGGAAAAGGAAGCAAAAGATTTATCTGATCTTGTTCAGCAAAGATTTAG atatttacaaaATCCTCCAGATTGTAACAAGGCAAAGAAGCTGATATGTAGTTTAAATAAAGGTTGTGGTTTTGGCTGtcag ATTCATCACATCACATATTGCTTCTTAGTGGCTTATGGTACAGAAAGAACATTAATAATGAAATCCAAAGGGTGGAGGTATCACAAGGATGGCTGGGAATCTGTTTTTAAACCCCTCAGTGACAATTGTTTGTCTACAACTGGTACTTCGCATTCTAATTGGCCTGGAGATCCCTCTAAACAAGTGATATCTCTACCAATTGTAGATAACGTTTATCCTAAGCCGAGGTTTCAACCACCCAGCGTACCTGCGGACTTAGCGCCAAGATTAGAGAAAATTCACGGTCATCCTTTAGTTTGGTGGGTAGGGCaagtgttaaaatatttaatgcgaCCTCAGGATCATGTAAAGAGAACGCTGGAAAAGGCAAAAGAAAGACTTGGTTTTAAGAAACCTATTGTCGGTATTCATGTACGTAGAACCGACAAAGTAGGTACGGAGGCAGCTTATCATGATATAGATGAATATATGACTAAAGTGGAAcaatattttgatgaatttgaaACGAAACCGGACGTGAAGAGAGTCTTTTTAGCTAGCGACGATCCGAAAGTGATAACAACAGCTAGGAAACGTTATCCGAATTACGAGATTATAGGCGATCCAGAAATCGCTGAGACAGCATCCGTAGCAAAGCGATATTCGGATACCTCATTGCAGggaataattattgatattcaCCTTCTGTCGGAATGCGATTACTTG ATTTACATCCCTCgatga